The following coding sequences lie in one Primulina huaijiensis isolate GDHJ02 chromosome 2, ASM1229523v2, whole genome shotgun sequence genomic window:
- the LOC140970687 gene encoding uncharacterized protein isoform X1, whose protein sequence is MKLMSKFFGGKDPFDHPFFAQPFGGLFGARSPFDDPFFTRPFDVHTGSRKQITIEELSPDDQDGNNATQNQMASEELSVWNPNEFQTGIQSFSFQKIAYGGPDGPYYTSSVRRRTGGDGVTVMEMKEEDQLAGESLHTISKGIRDKGHSVTKKKTSDGQVDSLQTLHNLNEGEIAGFEENWKTHADKALPGWSNGFNSLEDAGTYESVWNNLANWSGWPFPSLEHYGSDHAGTSHLANWGGWPFPSLEFDGYGGAETNSEPTGTSTRGTSRKVIPIE, encoded by the exons ATGAAATT GATGTCCAAGTTCTTTGGAGGGAAAGATCCATTTGACCACCCATTTTTTGCTCAACCATTTGGTGGTTTATTTGGTGCGAGAAGCCCATTTGATGATCCGTTTTTCACTCGCCCATTTGATGTCCATACTGGTTCTAGGAAGCAAATCACCATTGAGGAGCTGAGCCCAGATGATCAAGATGGCAATAATGCTACGCAGAACCAAATGGCTAGTGAAGAACTTTCTGTTTGGAACCCGAATGAGTTTCAAACTG GGATCCAGAGCTTTAGCTTCCAGAAAATTGCATATGGTGGTCCAGATGGACCTTACTACACTTCTTCTGTTAGAAGAAGAACTGGGGGTGACGGG GTGACTGTGATGGAGATGAAAGAAGAAGATCAATTGGCTGGTGAATCGCTGCATACAATTTCTAAAGGAATCCGTGATAAG GGACACTCTGTTACGAAGAAGAAAACTTCTGATGGCCAAGTTGACTCCTTACAAACTCTACACAATTTAAATGAAG GTGAGATTGCTGGTTTTGAAGAGAACTGGAAAACCCACGCTGATAAAGCTTTGCCTGGATGGAGCAATGGCTTCAATTCACTTGAGGATGCTG GGACTTATGAAAGTGTGTGGAATAATCTAGCAAATTGGAGCGGTTGGCCTTTTCCTTCTCTGGAGCACTATGGAAGTG ATCATGCAGGGACTAGCCACTTAGCTAATTGGGGTGGTTGGCCATTTCCTTCTTTGGAGTTCGATGGATATGGTGGAGCTGAAACAAACAGTGAACCAACGGGGACCTCCACTCGTGGAACCTCAAGAAAAGTAATCCCAATAGAGTAG
- the LOC140970687 gene encoding uncharacterized protein isoform X2 translates to MSKFFGGKDPFDHPFFAQPFGGLFGARSPFDDPFFTRPFDVHTGSRKQITIEELSPDDQDGNNATQNQMASEELSVWNPNEFQTGIQSFSFQKIAYGGPDGPYYTSSVRRRTGGDGVTVMEMKEEDQLAGESLHTISKGIRDKGHSVTKKKTSDGQVDSLQTLHNLNEGEIAGFEENWKTHADKALPGWSNGFNSLEDAGTYESVWNNLANWSGWPFPSLEHYGSDHAGTSHLANWGGWPFPSLEFDGYGGAETNSEPTGTSTRGTSRKVIPIE, encoded by the exons ATGTCCAAGTTCTTTGGAGGGAAAGATCCATTTGACCACCCATTTTTTGCTCAACCATTTGGTGGTTTATTTGGTGCGAGAAGCCCATTTGATGATCCGTTTTTCACTCGCCCATTTGATGTCCATACTGGTTCTAGGAAGCAAATCACCATTGAGGAGCTGAGCCCAGATGATCAAGATGGCAATAATGCTACGCAGAACCAAATGGCTAGTGAAGAACTTTCTGTTTGGAACCCGAATGAGTTTCAAACTG GGATCCAGAGCTTTAGCTTCCAGAAAATTGCATATGGTGGTCCAGATGGACCTTACTACACTTCTTCTGTTAGAAGAAGAACTGGGGGTGACGGG GTGACTGTGATGGAGATGAAAGAAGAAGATCAATTGGCTGGTGAATCGCTGCATACAATTTCTAAAGGAATCCGTGATAAG GGACACTCTGTTACGAAGAAGAAAACTTCTGATGGCCAAGTTGACTCCTTACAAACTCTACACAATTTAAATGAAG GTGAGATTGCTGGTTTTGAAGAGAACTGGAAAACCCACGCTGATAAAGCTTTGCCTGGATGGAGCAATGGCTTCAATTCACTTGAGGATGCTG GGACTTATGAAAGTGTGTGGAATAATCTAGCAAATTGGAGCGGTTGGCCTTTTCCTTCTCTGGAGCACTATGGAAGTG ATCATGCAGGGACTAGCCACTTAGCTAATTGGGGTGGTTGGCCATTTCCTTCTTTGGAGTTCGATGGATATGGTGGAGCTGAAACAAACAGTGAACCAACGGGGACCTCCACTCGTGGAACCTCAAGAAAAGTAATCCCAATAGAGTAG
- the LOC140970687 gene encoding uncharacterized protein isoform X3 has protein sequence MKLMSKFFGGKDPFDHPFFAQPFGGLFGARSPFDDPFFTRPFDVHTGSRKQITIEELSPDDQDGNNATQNQMASEELSVWNPNEFQTGIQSFSFQKIAYGGPDGPYYTSSVRRRTGGDGVTVMEMKEEDQLAGESLHTISKGIRDKGHSVTKKKTSDGQVDSLQTLHNLNEGEIAGFEENWKTHADKALPGWSNGFNSLEDAGTYESVWNNLANWSGWPFPSLEHYGSGTSHLANWGGWPFPSLEFDGYGGAETNSEPTGTSTRGTSRKVIPIE, from the exons ATGAAATT GATGTCCAAGTTCTTTGGAGGGAAAGATCCATTTGACCACCCATTTTTTGCTCAACCATTTGGTGGTTTATTTGGTGCGAGAAGCCCATTTGATGATCCGTTTTTCACTCGCCCATTTGATGTCCATACTGGTTCTAGGAAGCAAATCACCATTGAGGAGCTGAGCCCAGATGATCAAGATGGCAATAATGCTACGCAGAACCAAATGGCTAGTGAAGAACTTTCTGTTTGGAACCCGAATGAGTTTCAAACTG GGATCCAGAGCTTTAGCTTCCAGAAAATTGCATATGGTGGTCCAGATGGACCTTACTACACTTCTTCTGTTAGAAGAAGAACTGGGGGTGACGGG GTGACTGTGATGGAGATGAAAGAAGAAGATCAATTGGCTGGTGAATCGCTGCATACAATTTCTAAAGGAATCCGTGATAAG GGACACTCTGTTACGAAGAAGAAAACTTCTGATGGCCAAGTTGACTCCTTACAAACTCTACACAATTTAAATGAAG GTGAGATTGCTGGTTTTGAAGAGAACTGGAAAACCCACGCTGATAAAGCTTTGCCTGGATGGAGCAATGGCTTCAATTCACTTGAGGATGCTG GGACTTATGAAAGTGTGTGGAATAATCTAGCAAATTGGAGCGGTTGGCCTTTTCCTTCTCTGGAGCACTATGGAAGTG GGACTAGCCACTTAGCTAATTGGGGTGGTTGGCCATTTCCTTCTTTGGAGTTCGATGGATATGGTGGAGCTGAAACAAACAGTGAACCAACGGGGACCTCCACTCGTGGAACCTCAAGAAAAGTAATCCCAATAGAGTAG
- the LOC140970689 gene encoding receptor-like serine/threonine-protein kinase At2g45590: protein MSPPPPPPLSHRRLIYLFPLLLAAVIALVFILLSAFIYRKISRKRTAPADLKPPLPSHRFSFSLLRRATDSFSTANRLGQGGFGSVYKGVLPSGQEIAVKLTSEASIQGEREFQNELSVAARIDSSCCPHVVCILGFSSTFDVNSSCKMRYYSRRRKRRGRRLVLVYEYMQNGSLQDALLDRKCAELMLWSKRFAIVISIAKGLDYLHNCSDPAIVHGDIKPSNILLDFDFNAKISDFGLAQVLNRGDEILDMFVEEEEKVIEGKGDECGSIVEENESLMTEDVVVVNVDQSREGFCVMILDGGTEASAASPSEHLSGFSEGFLERMSFDSGSRKGVVVRGKCDSGRDWWWKQDNMSGLSESGRVKDYVMEWIGSEIRKEKPKEIKCKDSAEVNHKKLGKKLEWWGSLDRETMRKDRRNKKPREWWKEEFCEELAKKKKKRGLESSDEGGLWWQGDEEIVQDRKRSKSRSSRSSVDRWLDGFSGDFKIGRRRNSQDYASGEIPKSGGISSTPSMRGTVCYAAPEYSCGAQVSDKCDVYSFGVLLLVLVSGRRPLQVMASPISEFERANLISWARQLALNGRLLDLVDSSIQSLDREQALLCITVALLCLQRSPNKRPSMAEIVEMLSGRSEAPHLPFEFSPSPPSKFPFKSQKRSR, encoded by the coding sequence ATGTCGCCGCCTCCACCTCCGCCACTGTCGCACCGCCGTTTGATCTATCTCTTTCCACTCCTCCTCGCAGCTGTCATAGCGTTGGTCTTTATCCTGCTCTCCGCCTTCATTTACCGCAAAATATCACGCAAAAGAACAGCACCAGCAGATCTGAAGCCACCGTTGCCGTCGCATCGGTTCTCCTTTTCCCTCCTACGCCGTGCCACTGATTCGTTCTCTACCGCCAATCGCCTTGGGCAAGGTGGGTTCGGATCGGTTTATAAGGGGGTCCTTCCTTCTGGCCAGGAAATCGCGGTGAAGCTCACCAGTGAGGCTTCTATTCAAGGCGAACGTGAGTTTCAAAATGAACTCTCTGTTGCTGCGCGTATAGATTCCTCGTGTTGCCCCCATGTTGTTTGCATACTCGGATTTTCTTCTACGTTTGATGTTAACAGTAGCTGCAAAATGCGATATTATAGTCGGAGGAGGAAGAGGAGAGGGAGAAGACTGGTTCTCGTTTACGAGTACATGCAAAATGGTAGTTTGCAAGATGCATTGTTAGATCGAAAGTGTGCGGAGTTGATGCTTTGGAGTAAGAGGTTTGCCATTGTAATATCCATTGCAAAGGGTCTAGATTACCTGCATAACTGTTCCGATCCAGCTATTGTTCATGGCGACATTAAGCCATCGAATATATTGTTAGATTTTGATTTCAATGCAAAAATATCTGATTTTGGGTTGGCCCAGGTGCTAAACAGAGGGGACGAGATTTTGGATATGTTTGTGGAAGAAGAGGAGAAAGTAATCGAGGGGAAAGGCGATGAATGTGGATCAATTGTCGAGGAAAATGAGAGCTTGATGACAGAAGATGTCGTGGTTGTGAATGTGGATCAGTCGCGTGAAGGTTTTTGTGTGATGATTTTAGATGGCGGGACTGAGGCCAGTGCCGCGTCACCATCTGAGCATTTGTCTGGTTTCTCTGAAGGGTTTCTTGAAAGAATGAGTTTTGATAGTGGGAGTAGAAAAGGGGTTGTGGTTAGGGGAAAGTGTGATTCGGGGAGGGATTGGTGGTGGAAACAAGATAATATGAGTGGATTATCCGAGTCCGGGCGGGTGAAGGACTATGTAATGGAGTGGATAGGTAGTGAGATTAGAAAGGAGAAGCCGAAGGAGATTAAGTGTAAAGACAGCGCTGAAGTCAACCATAAGAAACTGGGGAAGAAGTTGGAATGGTGGGGATCATTGGATAGAGAGACGATGAGGAAGGATAGAAGGAATAAGAAACCTAGAGAATGGTGGAAGGAGGAGTTTTGTGAGGAATTGgccaagaaaaagaagaaaagagggCTCGAATCCAGTGATGAAGGGGGCTTGTGGTGGCAAGGGGATGAAGAAATTGTGCAAGACAGAAAACGGAGTAAGAGTAGGAGTAGTCGGTCCAGTGTTGATCGGTGGCTTGATGGTTTCAGTGGAGATTTCAAGattggaagaagaagaaatagccAAGATTATGCTAGTGGAGAAATCCCTAAAAGTGGAGGTATTAGTAGCACTCCAAGTATGAGGGGAACTGTTTGTTATGCTGCTCCTGAGTATAGTTGTGGTGCACAGGTGTCAGACAAGTGCGACGTTTATAGCTTTGGGGTTTTGTTGTTAGTTTTAGTTTCAGGCCGGAGGCCGTTGCAAGTAATGGCCTCACCAATCTCAGAGTTCGAAAGAGCAAATCTGATATCTTGGGCTCGGCAGCTTGCCCTCAATGGGAGGCTATTGGATCTTGTAGATTCAAGTATTCAATCACTGGATAGAGAACAGGCATTGTTATGCATCACAGTTGCCCTTCTATGCCTGCAAAGATCACCTAATAAGCGCCCCTCGATGGCAGAGATTGTCGAAATGCTATCCGGTAGATCAGAGGCGCCACACTTGCCATTTGAGTTTTCTCCATCTCCACCATCCAAGTTTCCTTTCAAGTCCCAAAAAAGGAGTAGGTGA
- the LOC140970690 gene encoding UTP:RNA uridylyltransferase 1-like isoform X1 — MNRGDTPPPAQPVNGGEFLLQLLRKPSNSHGPTHVLPQSSQAFSLDPAVASVGSTIPAFALPQPPYGGDFPYRPWGNNPPLPFAPHNFFPQNPNADTVLNPDLMSPIGRHNHSTDQHGVQLNRSSHGEDMSRLAFTVGNSKPASAYQPEQNLIFGSVNPHILRNGASLGVNVMNESFGQRGKLGNSYSMEGFGMDRRSNEFIGNSVETNGKQHANSNGWRDFEKERRNYGNNKGKQSYNGNCRATAPQPQGFSSKMRDVRNWEYGNRTFDHNGVKGKGSLGGLNENDKFSHQLDSPGLPSGSNFRSVPVSNIEESMTGLHEDDANNQEESRNGAWIKMSKDQRRSELDDLEDQLVSSLGLGDESDEKSDKTTYIRDKDYRSDQRGQWIMAQRMRNQKRLTACRNDINRLNVPLIALYESLIPAEEEKVKQKQLLTVLEYLVSKEWPEARLYLYGSCANSFGFSKSDLDICLAMEDENVDKCEILLKLADILKSDHFHNVQALTRARVPIVKLMDPDTGISCDICVNNVLAVVNTKLLRDYAHIDGRLRQLAFIVKHWAKSRAVNETYQGTLSSYAYVLMCIHFLQQRRPAILPCLQAMDFTYSATVNNVEYTYFDKVENLSNFGALNGESIAQLVWAFFVYWAYCHDYANDVISIRMGCTLSKRAKDWTRRVGNDRHLICIEDPFEVSHDLGRVVDKYSIRVLREEFERAAQIMQYDSNPCVTLFEPYVPN, encoded by the exons ATGAACAGAGGCGATACGCCGCCGCCGGCTCAGCCCGTGAATGGCGGCGAGTTTCTCCTCCAACTCCTCCGTAAGCCATCGAATTCTCACGGGCCAACTCACGTGCTTCCGCAGTCTTCACAAGCCTTCTCGCTTGACCCGGCTGTCGCGTCTGTGGGTTCTACAATACCGGCCTTTGCGTTACCTCAGCCTCCGTATGGCGGAGATTTCCCCTATCGTCCATGGGGTAACAATCCACCGCTACCTTTTGCTCCACACAATTTCTTCCCACAAAACCCTAACGCAGACACTGTTTTAAACCCTGATTTAATGTCTCCAATTGGGAGACACAATCACTCTACGGATCAGCATGGTGTGCAGTTGAATCGTTCATCGCACGGCGAGGATATGAGTAGGTTAGCGTTtactgttggcaattcaaaacCTGCCTCAGCTTATCAGCCAGagcaaaatttaatttttgggtcTGTAAATCCCCATATCCTACGTAATGGTGCCAGTTTAGGAGTGAATGTTATGAATGAAAGCTTTGGTCAAAGGGGAAAACTTGGAAACTCATATTCGATGGAGGGTTTTGGGATGGATAGAAGATCGAATGAGTTTATTGGAAATTCAGTCGAAACCAATGGGAAGCAACATGCAAATTCTAATGGATGGAGAGATTTcgagaaagaaagaagaaattaTGGTAATAACAAGGGGAAGCAAAGTTATAATGGAAATTGTAGGGCAACGGCGCCACAGCCGCAAGGATTTTCGAGTAAGATGCGGGATGTGAGAAACTGGGAGTATGGAAATAGGACTTTTGACCATAATGGGGTTAAGGGTAAGGGCAGTTTGGGTGGTTTAAATGAGAATGATAAATTTAGCCATCAACTTGATTCCCCTGGATTGCCGTCTGGAAGCAATTTTCGCTCTGTTCCAGTTTCTAATATTGAGGAGTCAATGACGGGGCTTCATGAAGATGATGCTAATAATCAGGAAGAATCGAGGAACGGTGCGTGGATTAAGATGAGTAAGGATCAGAGGAGGAGCGAGTTGGATGATTTGGAGGATCAGCTTGTAAGTTCTCTTGGACTTGGGGATGAATCTGATGAGAAGAGTGATAAAACAACTTACATCCGTGACAAG GATTATAGATCTGACCAGAGAGGACAGTGGATAATGGCTCAGAGAATGAGAAATCAGAAAAGGCTGACCGCATGTCGAAATGACATAAACCGGCTGAATGTTCCACTTATAGCTCTTTATGAATCATTAATCCCAGCTGAGGAAGAAAAGGTCAAGCAAAAGCAATTGCTGACAGTATTGGAGTACCTTGTTAGTAAGGAATGGCCAGAGGCTCGATTATATCTTTATGGATCATGTGCCAACTCATTTGGATTTTCAAAAAGTGATCTTGATATTTGCCTTGCAATGGAAGACGAGAATGTTGACAAATGTGAGATCTTGTTGAAATTGGCTGATATTTTGAAGTCTGACCATTTTCATAATGTACAG GCACTTACCCGTGCCAGAGTCCCTATAGTTAAGCTGATGGATCCAGACACTGGTATTTCATGTGACATTTGTGTGAACAACGTTCTGGCAGTTGTTAACACGAAGCTGCTTCGAGATTATGCTCACATAGATGGTAGACTCCGACAGCTGGCTTTCATTGTGAAACATTGGGCTAAATCACGTGCAGTCAATGAAACATACCAAGGAACGCTGTCGAGTTATGC GTATGTATTGATGTGCATTCATTTCTTACAACAGAGAAGGCCTGCCATCCTCCCGTGCTTGCAG GCGATGGATTTTACTTATTCTGCTACTGTAAACAATGTTGAATATACTTACTTTGATAAAGTGGAAAACCTTTCCAATTTCGGGGCCCTGAATGGAGAAAGTATCGCGCAGTTGGTGTGGGCCTTTTTTGTTTATTGGGCTTATTGCCATGATTATGCAAATGATGTTATATCGATCCGCATGGGATGCACTCTGAG CAAGAGAGCTAAAGACTGGACTAGAAGGGTCGGCAATGACCGTCACCTGATATGTATCGAGGATCCTTTCGAGGTATCCCATGATCTTGGTAGAGTTGTGGACAAGTACAGCATTAGAGTACTGCGGGAAGAGTTCGAACGAGCTGCACAAATAATGCAGTATGACTCCAATCCATGCGTGACTTTGTTTGAGCCTTATGTTCCTAATTAA
- the LOC140970690 gene encoding UTP:RNA uridylyltransferase 1-like isoform X2, producing the protein MNRGDTPPPAQPVNGGEFLLQLLRKPSNSHGPTHVLPQSSQAFSLDPAVASVGSTIPAFALPQPPYGGDFPYRPWGNNPPLPFAPHNFFPQNPNADTVLNPDLMSPIGRHNHSTDQHGVQLNRSSHGEDMSRLAFTVGNSKPASAYQPEQNLIFGSVNPHILRNGASLGVNVMNESFGQRGKLGNSYSMEGFGMDRRSNEFIGNSVETNGKQHANSNGWRDFEKERRNYGNNKGKQSYNGNCRATAPQPQGFSSKMRDVRNWEYGNRTFDHNGVKGKGSLGGLNENDKFSHQLDSPGLPSGSNFRSVPVSNIEESMTGLHEDDANNQEESRNGAWIKMSKDQRRSELDDLEDQLVSSLGLGDESDEKSDKTTYIRDKDYRSDQRGQWIMAQRMRNQKRLTACRNDINRLNVPLIALYESLIPAEEEKVKQKQLLTVLEYLVSKEWPEARLYLYGSCANSFGFSKSDLDICLAMEDENVDKCEILLKLADILKSDHFHNVQALTRARVPIVKLMDPDTGISCDICVNNVLAVVNTKLLRDYAHIDGRLRQLAFIVKHWAKSRAVNETYQGTLSSYAYVLMCIHFLQQRRPAILPCLQAMDFTYSATVNNVEYTYFDKVENLSNFGALNGESIAQLVWAFFVYWAYCHDYANDVISIRMGCTLR; encoded by the exons ATGAACAGAGGCGATACGCCGCCGCCGGCTCAGCCCGTGAATGGCGGCGAGTTTCTCCTCCAACTCCTCCGTAAGCCATCGAATTCTCACGGGCCAACTCACGTGCTTCCGCAGTCTTCACAAGCCTTCTCGCTTGACCCGGCTGTCGCGTCTGTGGGTTCTACAATACCGGCCTTTGCGTTACCTCAGCCTCCGTATGGCGGAGATTTCCCCTATCGTCCATGGGGTAACAATCCACCGCTACCTTTTGCTCCACACAATTTCTTCCCACAAAACCCTAACGCAGACACTGTTTTAAACCCTGATTTAATGTCTCCAATTGGGAGACACAATCACTCTACGGATCAGCATGGTGTGCAGTTGAATCGTTCATCGCACGGCGAGGATATGAGTAGGTTAGCGTTtactgttggcaattcaaaacCTGCCTCAGCTTATCAGCCAGagcaaaatttaatttttgggtcTGTAAATCCCCATATCCTACGTAATGGTGCCAGTTTAGGAGTGAATGTTATGAATGAAAGCTTTGGTCAAAGGGGAAAACTTGGAAACTCATATTCGATGGAGGGTTTTGGGATGGATAGAAGATCGAATGAGTTTATTGGAAATTCAGTCGAAACCAATGGGAAGCAACATGCAAATTCTAATGGATGGAGAGATTTcgagaaagaaagaagaaattaTGGTAATAACAAGGGGAAGCAAAGTTATAATGGAAATTGTAGGGCAACGGCGCCACAGCCGCAAGGATTTTCGAGTAAGATGCGGGATGTGAGAAACTGGGAGTATGGAAATAGGACTTTTGACCATAATGGGGTTAAGGGTAAGGGCAGTTTGGGTGGTTTAAATGAGAATGATAAATTTAGCCATCAACTTGATTCCCCTGGATTGCCGTCTGGAAGCAATTTTCGCTCTGTTCCAGTTTCTAATATTGAGGAGTCAATGACGGGGCTTCATGAAGATGATGCTAATAATCAGGAAGAATCGAGGAACGGTGCGTGGATTAAGATGAGTAAGGATCAGAGGAGGAGCGAGTTGGATGATTTGGAGGATCAGCTTGTAAGTTCTCTTGGACTTGGGGATGAATCTGATGAGAAGAGTGATAAAACAACTTACATCCGTGACAAG GATTATAGATCTGACCAGAGAGGACAGTGGATAATGGCTCAGAGAATGAGAAATCAGAAAAGGCTGACCGCATGTCGAAATGACATAAACCGGCTGAATGTTCCACTTATAGCTCTTTATGAATCATTAATCCCAGCTGAGGAAGAAAAGGTCAAGCAAAAGCAATTGCTGACAGTATTGGAGTACCTTGTTAGTAAGGAATGGCCAGAGGCTCGATTATATCTTTATGGATCATGTGCCAACTCATTTGGATTTTCAAAAAGTGATCTTGATATTTGCCTTGCAATGGAAGACGAGAATGTTGACAAATGTGAGATCTTGTTGAAATTGGCTGATATTTTGAAGTCTGACCATTTTCATAATGTACAG GCACTTACCCGTGCCAGAGTCCCTATAGTTAAGCTGATGGATCCAGACACTGGTATTTCATGTGACATTTGTGTGAACAACGTTCTGGCAGTTGTTAACACGAAGCTGCTTCGAGATTATGCTCACATAGATGGTAGACTCCGACAGCTGGCTTTCATTGTGAAACATTGGGCTAAATCACGTGCAGTCAATGAAACATACCAAGGAACGCTGTCGAGTTATGC GTATGTATTGATGTGCATTCATTTCTTACAACAGAGAAGGCCTGCCATCCTCCCGTGCTTGCAG GCGATGGATTTTACTTATTCTGCTACTGTAAACAATGTTGAATATACTTACTTTGATAAAGTGGAAAACCTTTCCAATTTCGGGGCCCTGAATGGAGAAAGTATCGCGCAGTTGGTGTGGGCCTTTTTTGTTTATTGGGCTTATTGCCATGATTATGCAAATGATGTTATATCGATCCGCATGGGATGCACTCTGAGGTGA
- the LOC140970692 gene encoding peroxisome biogenesis protein 16-like isoform X2 — MITALNEHIIDTTPVRTRTRCGEPSSFPFSLCITLLKDLETLVEVVAQRLYGEEKKWNFIAITEATKVLLRLAKLQKSGYKMLLHGGESTNDGRDSDDLDARRNKFASKPGQHGVSGILSNNQGQNPYNLEGRALFALNRFGENARTVTGPSWLHRVPHQQQMSEPPTTVPETTFYTTLSDKGAPGGLFFMGEVLFILRPLIYVLLIRKYGVRSWLPWLASLVVDVIGNGSSSLVSVLWDNSKGFHFSNLENNELKRRRLLWALYLMRDPFFTKYTSQRLAGAQKLLEPVPIIGFLTEKLVELLVGAQTRYTYMSGS, encoded by the exons ATGATTACTGCTCTCAATGAACATATAATTGATACAACCCCAGTGCGGACTCGTACGAGGTGTGGAGAGCCTTCATCTTTCCCATTTTCATTATGCATAACTTTGCTCAAGGACTTGGAAACTCTTGTTGAAGTTGTGGCGCAACGATTATATGGCgaagaaaaaaaatggaatTTCATTGCCATAACCGAAGCTACCAA GGTATTGCTTAGATTGGCTAAATTGCAAAAGAGCGGATATAAAATGCTTTTGCATGGTGGGGAGAGTACGAATGACGGTAGGGATTCTGATGATCTTGATGCCCGCAGAAATAAGTTTGCATCCAAGCCTGGCCAGCACGGGGTTTCTGGTATTTTAAGCAATAATCAGGGGCAGAATCCATATAACCTTGAAGGGAGGGCTTTGTTTGCATTAAATAGATTCGGTGAAAATGCCCGTACGGTTACTGGCCCCTCGTGGTTGCACAGGGTTCCGCACCAGCAGCAGATGTCGGAGCCTCCGA CAACAGTGCCAGAGACTACTTTCTACACGACCTTGTCCGATAAGGGTGCTCCTGGGGGCTTGTTTTTTATGGGAGAAGTATTGTTTATCTTAAGACCTCTCATTTATGTACTGTTAATAAGAAAATATGGGGTGCGATCATGGCTCCCTTGGCTTGCTTCGTTGGTAGTGGACGTCATTGGAAATGGCAGTAGTTCATTGGTATCAGTTTTGTGGGACAATAGCAAGGGTTTTCATTTTTCCAACCTCGAAAATAATGAG TTGAAAAGAAGGAGGCTGCTATGGGCGCTCTATCTCATGAGAGATccttttttcacaaaatatacCAG CCAAAGACTCGCTGGCGCTCAAAAGCTACTAGAACCGGTTCCCATCATTGGCTTTCTTACTG AGAAACTTGTTGAACTTCTTGTCGGAGCCCAGACACGATACACTTACATGTCTGGATCATGA
- the LOC140970692 gene encoding peroxisome biogenesis protein 16-like isoform X1 produces the protein MDSYKRWVRRNRDYVHSLESLANGLTWLLPERFSDSEIGPEAVTSILGMITALNEHIIDTTPVRTRTRCGEPSSFPFSLCITLLKDLETLVEVVAQRLYGEEKKWNFIAITEATKVLLRLAKLQKSGYKMLLHGGESTNDGRDSDDLDARRNKFASKPGQHGVSGILSNNQGQNPYNLEGRALFALNRFGENARTVTGPSWLHRVPHQQQMSEPPTTVPETTFYTTLSDKGAPGGLFFMGEVLFILRPLIYVLLIRKYGVRSWLPWLASLVVDVIGNGSSSLVSVLWDNSKGFHFSNLENNELKRRRLLWALYLMRDPFFTKYTSQRLAGAQKLLEPVPIIGFLTEKLVELLVGAQTRYTYMSGS, from the exons ATGGATTCTTACAAGAGATGGGTTAGGAGGAATCGAGATTACGTGCATTCCTTGGAGTCATTAGCTAAT GGTTTAACCTGGCTTCTTCCTGAGAGGTTTTCGGATTCAGAAATTGGACCAGAAGCAG TGACATCAATTCTGGGTATGATTACTGCTCTCAATGAACATATAATTGATACAACCCCAGTGCGGACTCGTACGAGGTGTGGAGAGCCTTCATCTTTCCCATTTTCATTATGCATAACTTTGCTCAAGGACTTGGAAACTCTTGTTGAAGTTGTGGCGCAACGATTATATGGCgaagaaaaaaaatggaatTTCATTGCCATAACCGAAGCTACCAA GGTATTGCTTAGATTGGCTAAATTGCAAAAGAGCGGATATAAAATGCTTTTGCATGGTGGGGAGAGTACGAATGACGGTAGGGATTCTGATGATCTTGATGCCCGCAGAAATAAGTTTGCATCCAAGCCTGGCCAGCACGGGGTTTCTGGTATTTTAAGCAATAATCAGGGGCAGAATCCATATAACCTTGAAGGGAGGGCTTTGTTTGCATTAAATAGATTCGGTGAAAATGCCCGTACGGTTACTGGCCCCTCGTGGTTGCACAGGGTTCCGCACCAGCAGCAGATGTCGGAGCCTCCGA CAACAGTGCCAGAGACTACTTTCTACACGACCTTGTCCGATAAGGGTGCTCCTGGGGGCTTGTTTTTTATGGGAGAAGTATTGTTTATCTTAAGACCTCTCATTTATGTACTGTTAATAAGAAAATATGGGGTGCGATCATGGCTCCCTTGGCTTGCTTCGTTGGTAGTGGACGTCATTGGAAATGGCAGTAGTTCATTGGTATCAGTTTTGTGGGACAATAGCAAGGGTTTTCATTTTTCCAACCTCGAAAATAATGAG TTGAAAAGAAGGAGGCTGCTATGGGCGCTCTATCTCATGAGAGATccttttttcacaaaatatacCAG CCAAAGACTCGCTGGCGCTCAAAAGCTACTAGAACCGGTTCCCATCATTGGCTTTCTTACTG AGAAACTTGTTGAACTTCTTGTCGGAGCCCAGACACGATACACTTACATGTCTGGATCATGA